CGCAGGCGCTGGGCCTCGAGCGCTAGCCCGTGGCCCTCGAGCCGGGCGCCGCGCAGCTCTATGCCCCCCAGCAAATAGCCCCCCACCGCCTGCCACTGCCCGGTGAAACCTGCCGCTTTGAGACCCTCGCCCAGCACATAGGTAATCAGCGGTGGAAAGGCCGGCAACCCCACCAGCAGGAGGAGCAAAATTGCCGGAAGCCAGCGCCAAAACCGCACGACACTCAGTCTAGCCCAAGAGTCTGAGTGCAATCTAGGAAAATGCCCATTGGAAGCCAATCCAATCCGTTACGAACCAACCAATTTTGTGCCAAGTCTAAAACGACCCCCTATAACGACCGGCTAAAGACCCTGACCAAGTGCATCTCATAGCGGTTTTCCCTCACCTATCGCGCTCTTCACAGACGTGGCCGCCCACGAAAACGAGAAGGGACAAGCAGACGTGCCTCACCGAGGTGAGGCACGCTTGTCTGCGTTGCGTCTGGGCCAGGTTAGCCACGTTGTGGCTATGGCATAAGCCATTCCCTGGCAGACGCATGTTACGCACCCAAGCGTGGGCCGGGCCCGGCCCACGGGTGCTTGGGTTTCGAGTTTCCAGGCGGCCACTGTTCTGTCCAGGGCAAAAGATTCTTAGTCCCCGAAGGCTCAATGTTTGTGAAGAGCGCTCTAGGACGACGGGCCAAACGCTTTACGCCCTGCTCCAAACTCTAGAAGCCCTATGTTCACTCACCGACCTGCGGCTTGCGACCTGAAACCGTACCTATAGGTGTGCCCTGGCCTCATCGGCTTGTTTGAGCGATGCACTGTTGTAGATTGAAAGCGTGTTTCGAATCACCGTACTGGTCAGTGGACAGGTGCAAGGGGTGGGCTACCGCTATTTCACCCGCAAGAAAGCCTTTGAGTTGGGCCTCTCTGGCTACGCCGAGAACTTGGCCGATGGGCGCGTAGAGGTGGTGGCCGAAGGCGAAAAAGCCGACCTCGAGCACCTAATTCACCACCTACGCCAGGGGCCCCGGGGGGCCCGGGTGGAGCACCTGGACGTGCAGTGGAGCGAGGCCACCGGCCTCAAGGGATTTCAAACGTACTGATACCAGATTCGGTTAGTTTGTCACCGAACGGTGACAAACTAACCCGACCGAAGTTATCCGCGTAGCGGAGGGCGATACCGCCCCTTGGAAGGGAGACGTTTTTTTCGCCGACCGTCAGGGAGGGGTGTGCTCTAGGATTCAAAAAGATAACCACCCTGGTTGTTTGTTCTGAAGACTATCTTTTTGAATCCGGTATAAGAGCGGTTCCCACGAATGGACTCCAATACGAGCCACCGCGTGGTCGTATGGGTGGGAACCGCAATGAGGGTGGTTTCCACAGGTACCGGTACGGTGGGTTTTGCCGTGCCGGATATATGGTGCCGCACGCGATGAGGCTAGTCCGCAAATGCTGGACGGCTTGGCGCTGGCTCAGAAGACAGATGGGCCCAGGCTGCCGGGCGCACCCCCTGAACCACAAGGGCCTCGGCCAGCGTCTGCTTGAGTTCGTGCAAGCCCAACCCGCTAACCGCCGAGACCGGCAGGCCCCCCAGGCGCTCCTTGAGAAACTCGAGGTCGTAGCCACCCGCTCGGTCGGCCTTGGAGAGCACCAGGATGGGCCGGGTCTCCACGCCGAGGTCGGCCAGCAAATCCTCGACCACCTGATAGCGCTCGAGCGCCCCCTCCTGCGAAGCATCCAGCACGTGCAGCAGCACATCGGCGTCACGCAGCTCTTCTAAGGTGGAGCGGAAGGCCTCCAGCAGGTCACCCGGCATGTGGCGAATGAATCCGACGGTATCGGTGTATAGCACCTCTCCGATACCGGGCAAAAAGCCCCGGCGGGTGAGCGGGCGCAGGGTGGCAAAGAGCTTGTTCTCGCCCTCCTCGCCTTTTTTGGCCAGAGCCTGCATCAGGGTAGTTTTGCCCGCGTTGGTATAGCCCACCACCCCCACGATGGGCAGGCCCGATTTGTCGCGCCGGCGCCGGGTCTCCTGCCGACGACCGGCGATTTCACGCAGCTTGCGGGTCAGCTCGGCAATGCGGTCTTGCAAACGGCGCCGATCCACCTCGAGCTTGGTCTCCCCCGGCCCCCGGGTGCCGATACCGCCCCCCAGGCGGGACAGCTCCTTCCCCTTACCCACCAGCCGGGGCAGCAGGTATCTGAGCTGGGCCAGCTCCACCTGTACCTTGGCCTCGGGAGTGCGGGCATGTTGGGCGAAGATGTCCAGGATGAGTTGCGTGCGATCTAGTACCTTAAGGCCGGTGATGGCCTCCAGCTCCCGGGCCTGGGCCGCACTCAACTCGATGCCAAAAATCAGGGTGTCGGCATTTTGATGATAGGCGTGCGACACCAGCTCCTCCACCTTGCCGCGACCAATGGCATAACGCGGGTCGAGGCTGGGGCGGAAGACCAGTTCTTTGTGGGCTACGATGGCCCCGGCAGTCCGGGCCAGCTCGGCCAGCTCGGCCAGGTCTACCTCGGCCTGCACCCCCTCGCCCTGATCGAGCCCTATCAGCACCGCTCGCTCGCCAGAGCCATCCCGCAAATCGAGGCCGCGGGCCTGGCGCGAAAGCTCCTCTTCCAGCGCGTTCACCGCAGCCGTCACGTCCCACTCGAGGTATTCGTGGTAGGGCCTGGAGGGCAGCATCTGCCAGTCCTCTTCGTCGGCCTTGGGTGGTGAGAGCAGGGCCAGGTGCAGCTTGCCGGGGTGGCCTTGTTCTACCTCGAGGGCCGCCATCGCATCCAGCCGGTGCAAGAACAGCATCGAGAGGTCGGGCCTGGAAAGCCCGCCGTTGCCCAGATGGGTGTGCAGCACGCGATACCCGGACAGACGGGTTTCCACCAGAGCCGACTCGGGCACGGGCAGTTCCTTGGCATCCCCCACCGCCACCCGGATCACCCGCCCGCCCCGGTCAAACAGCAGGCTGATGGGCTTTCCCAGCTCCCCCGACAACGCCGCCAGGGTGCGGGATAGCTCGGCAGAGAGCAAGCGGTTGGCCCCCACCCGACGGTTGTACAGATTGGCAAGGCGCTTCTTTTCGCTCGGCTTAAGACCGTTGGTGCGTCCGAAGATTTTCTCCACTAATCCATCACCCAAGTTGAGCCAAAAAGGCAAACCCGCTCCCTCCACCGTTTTGGGCTTCTGGGAGCGCGGCTCGCGGTCTCAACTTGCGGTTAGTATAGCACCCATTTTGTCAGGGAAAGATGATAAAAGTCACAAGAACCCACACCTATCCCGGCGTTTCCCGCTAGGCTATGGGGTGTGGACGCCTTGAAGGCCGTTTTCTTTGACCTGGACGACACAGTACTGAGGCCCAGGGCTTTCAATCCCTGGGCAGAGTTCAAAAAGAGTTATGGCCTCGAGCCCGACCTGCTCATTCTGGAGGGCATTGCTAGGCGCCCACCGGACGAACAAGCTATCTTGCATCACCGATTATTGCAGTACGAGCAGGCTTTGTCGGCCAGTTCAGAAGTGCGCGAAGGCATACCAGAGCTGTTGGGCGAACTAAAGGCCATAGGCCTCACAACCGCCCTCCTGACCAACAATCACCGGGACGCCACCGAGCTTGCGTTGCAAAAGCACGGTCTGGGCTTTGACCTGGTGCTCACCCGCGAAGAGGCCCCACCCAAACCTAGCCCGGCCCTGCTCCAACAAGCCCTAGCCCACTTTGACCTGAAACCCCACGAGGCCCTCTACATCGGCGACTCGGAGGGAGATCGGCAAGCGGGACAAGCCATAAACTTGCCGGTGTGGTTTCTGGCCACGCCGCACAACTCGACTTTGCACCCCCGTTTCGAGTACCCTATGGAGTTGTTGCAGGCGCTTCTGCAGCGTTGGGGGTAGATCTATGCGGTGGGTGTGGGTGTTGGTATTGCTGAGTTTGGGGCTGCTTTATTTCAGCCCCAAAGCCGTGTCCAGCCCACTACAAAAAGCCGACTGGATTGTGGTGCTGGGAGCGGCTCAGTACAACGGCGAACCCTCGGTGATATTTCGCAACCGCCTCGAGGCCGCCTTACGCCTGTACCGCCAGGGCTATGCCCCCCGCATCGCCGTCACCGGGGGTCGTCGGCCCGGTGACCGCTATAGCGAAGGCGAGGTCGGCTGCCGCTATCTACAGACCAAAGGGGTGCCGCGCTCGGCCCTCTACTGCGAGCAGCAAAGCCGCCGCACGGTGGAGAACCTGAGCAACGTTGCCCCGATTATCGGCCAATCCAGTGTCATCCTCGTCACCGACGAGCCCCATCTGCCCAGGGCGCTCATTCTAGCAGAACAACTCGGCATCAAAGCCAGCGGTTTTGCAGTGCGCGGACATTTCAAGGAGTCCTACTGGCAGCGTGAGAGCTTGCTGGCCGTCCTGGCCCGCCTGGGAGTGCGTTAGGGGCATCTAGGGTGGCTCAAAGACAAAGCAAAGCAGATAAAGAGCAAGCGCCCTTCGATTGATTTGCCTTCATAATAGGCTCGCTGCAAGAAGCGTTTTTTTCATGGGGAGTAGAGCCAGTCCCACACTTTCCTTAGGGTACTCAAAAGTGGAACATTCTCAGATTAAACCCAGTATTGCATCATAAAGTAAAGTATGGAACAGCTCAGGGTGGGTTGGTTGCTGAGACCCCTCGGATGGGGTTTGGTGGTATTAGGGTTGCTGGGCACCGGGTTTGTGCTGGGCCGTCTTTCGGCACCGCCTGCCCAAGGGACGGTAGAAGCGAAGCGGGGGGTTAGGCTACAGCCTGCCCAGTTCGACCCGCAGCAGCAGCTCCTGCCCGCACCCGATCCCCGCGAGTTAATTCCGCTTCAGCCAGGGCCGGGCCAGGGCCCAGGGCAAGGGCCAGGCCAGCCACAACCGGGACAGGGCCAGGGCGAAGAGTGCCCCATCCTGATTTATCAGGATGGCCAGTTGTTCCGCTTTGACCTGCCCGGACAACAAATGCCAGGGCCGGGAGGGCCACAGCCGGGGCCGGGGAGGCCTGGAGATTCGCCCGAGCTGATCCCCCTTGACCCCAATACGCCTTCTTTGCCGGCGCCCCCCCGCCCTTCACCTGCACCCACTCCCACCCCTCCCGATAGCAATCCCGACCAGTCCATTTGAGCGAAAGAGGTTTATATGAGTGAAGCCCCAAAACCCTCCCTCGAGCCCCAAGCCGTGATGGATGCAGCCGCCAAGTTGCGCACTTTGTTGCTAGAAGTCAAGAAGGTGATTGTCGGGCAAGACCTGATGCTCGAGCGTATGCTGGTAGCCTTGCTGGCGCGGGGCCACATCCTGATTGAGGGGGTGCCGGGCCTGGCCAAAACCCTGGCCATCAAGACCATGGCCGAGGCCATCGGGGCCAGCTTCAAGCGCATCCAGTTCACCCCCGATCTAGTGCCTGCCGACCTAGTAGGAACGCGCATCTACAACCCCAAAGAAGCCAGCTTCGAGGTGGAGCTAGGCCCCATTTTTGCCAACCTGATTCTGGCCGACGAAATCAACCGGGCCCCGGCCAAGATTCAATCGGCCCTGCTCGAGGCCATGCAGGAGCGCCAGGTCACCATCGGCCACGAGACCTTCAAGCTGCCCGACCCCTTTTTGGTGCTGGCCACCCAGAACCCCATCGAGTCGGAGGGCACCTACTTCCTGCCCGAGGCCCAGGTAGACCGCTTCATGTTCAAGGTCTGGATCGACTACCCCGCCTTCTACGAGGAGATGACCGTGGTAGACCGGGTGTCCACCAGGTTTGAGCCGGTCTCCGAGGTGCTCAGCGGCGACGACCTGCGCTACCTGCAAGCCATGGCCGACCGGGTGCACGTCCACCAGGCCGTGACGGAGTATGCGGTGCGGCTGGCTCGGGCAACCCGCGACCCCGGCGAGGTAGGCCTCTCGAACCTCAAGAAGTACATCAGTTTTGGCGGGAGCCCCCGCGCCAGCGTAAACCTGATTCTGGGCGCCAAGGCCCTGGCCATTGTGCGGGGCCGCGAATACGCCCTGCCCGAGGACGTGCGCGACCTAGCCCCCGAGGTCTTGCGTCACCGCGTGATCCTTTCCTACGAGGCCCTGGCCGACGAGGTGAAACTCGAGGACGTGGTACAGAAGATTATCGCTGCGACCCCACTGCCCAAGGTGCACATCGGCGACCCCTACCGCGATACCCGACCGGCGGTCTCGGAGAATCCCTCGGCCTGATGGGGAGGGCCTATGCTGTTTCGACGAGCCAGCAAAAACAAAATTGAACTCACCCTGACGCCGGAGCCCAAAGAGACCATGCCCCGCCAGCGCGAACTGCCGGCGGAGCTATTGCGGAAGCTCGAGTTCAGGGTTTTGAAACGGCTGGACGGTTTTTTGTTCGGCGACTACACCGGCTTTTTCTATGGCCCCAGCCTCGACCTGGCCGAGGTACGCGAGTACCAGCCCGGCGACGAGGTGCGGCGCATCGACTGGAACGTGACCGCCCGTACCGGCAAAATCCACATAAGGCAGTACCGCGAAGAGAAGGAGGTCACGGTCTGGCTGGTGGTGGATCTGTCGGCCTCGATGCGGTTTGGCACCCGGCGGGTGCTAAAGCTGGAAGAGGCGCTGGAATTTGTCGGCACGGCAGCGGCCATCGTAGCCCGCCACGGTGACAAGGTGGGGGTTATTGGCTTTTCGGAAGCGGGGATGCGGGTGGTGCCTCCAGGCACGGGCCGCCGGCAGGCCCTGCGCATATTGCACGAGCTGTATGGCTTGCTGGCGCTTGGCCAGGAAGCGACAGCTTCGCAAACCAAACCATCTCGTGCGATGCACGCTTCTCTGGAACAAGCCCTCGAGCACATAGCCAAAACCCTCAAGCGCCGCACCCTCTTGTTCGTGGTGTCCGACTTTTTGAACCCCCGCCCGGAACAGGAGCCCCCTTGGGCCCGGGGACTGCGCCGGCTGGCCTACCGCCACGATGTGGTGGCGGTGCGCATCTTCGACCCTGCCGAAAAAGAGCTGCCCAGAGCGGGTGAGCTGCGGTTGCGCGACCCGGAGAGCGGCGAGGAGGTCTGGATTGATACCAGCGACCCACGGGTGCGCCGCGCCCACGCTGCCCTGGTGCAAGCCCGTGAGGCGATGCTCGAGCGCACCCTGCGAGCCGCGCAGGTAGATGTACTCTCGCTTTCTACCGCTCAGGAAATCGTGGAACCCCTGCTGAAATTTACCTTGCGTAGAAGGGGGCGAAGATGAGCTTCACCTGGCCTGCCTTTTTGTGGTTGCTGTTGCTAATTCCGCTGTTTGTCGGCC
This genomic stretch from Meiothermus sp. harbors:
- a CDS encoding acylphosphatase; translation: MFRITVLVSGQVQGVGYRYFTRKKAFELGLSGYAENLADGRVEVVAEGEKADLEHLIHHLRQGPRGARVEHLDVQWSEATGLKGFQTY
- the hflX gene encoding GTPase HflX; this encodes MEKIFGRTNGLKPSEKKRLANLYNRRVGANRLLSAELSRTLAALSGELGKPISLLFDRGGRVIRVAVGDAKELPVPESALVETRLSGYRVLHTHLGNGGLSRPDLSMLFLHRLDAMAALEVEQGHPGKLHLALLSPPKADEEDWQMLPSRPYHEYLEWDVTAAVNALEEELSRQARGLDLRDGSGERAVLIGLDQGEGVQAEVDLAELAELARTAGAIVAHKELVFRPSLDPRYAIGRGKVEELVSHAYHQNADTLIFGIELSAAQARELEAITGLKVLDRTQLILDIFAQHARTPEAKVQVELAQLRYLLPRLVGKGKELSRLGGGIGTRGPGETKLEVDRRRLQDRIAELTRKLREIAGRRQETRRRRDKSGLPIVGVVGYTNAGKTTLMQALAKKGEEGENKLFATLRPLTRRGFLPGIGEVLYTDTVGFIRHMPGDLLEAFRSTLEELRDADVLLHVLDASQEGALERYQVVEDLLADLGVETRPILVLSKADRAGGYDLEFLKERLGGLPVSAVSGLGLHELKQTLAEALVVQGVRPAAWAHLSSEPAPSRPAFAD
- a CDS encoding HAD family hydrolase, with translation MDALKAVFFDLDDTVLRPRAFNPWAEFKKSYGLEPDLLILEGIARRPPDEQAILHHRLLQYEQALSASSEVREGIPELLGELKAIGLTTALLTNNHRDATELALQKHGLGFDLVLTREEAPPKPSPALLQQALAHFDLKPHEALYIGDSEGDRQAGQAINLPVWFLATPHNSTLHPRFEYPMELLQALLQRWG
- a CDS encoding YdcF family protein; the encoded protein is MRWVWVLVLLSLGLLYFSPKAVSSPLQKADWIVVLGAAQYNGEPSVIFRNRLEAALRLYRQGYAPRIAVTGGRRPGDRYSEGEVGCRYLQTKGVPRSALYCEQQSRRTVENLSNVAPIIGQSSVILVTDEPHLPRALILAEQLGIKASGFAVRGHFKESYWQRESLLAVLARLGVR
- a CDS encoding MoxR family ATPase — encoded protein: MSEAPKPSLEPQAVMDAAAKLRTLLLEVKKVIVGQDLMLERMLVALLARGHILIEGVPGLAKTLAIKTMAEAIGASFKRIQFTPDLVPADLVGTRIYNPKEASFEVELGPIFANLILADEINRAPAKIQSALLEAMQERQVTIGHETFKLPDPFLVLATQNPIESEGTYFLPEAQVDRFMFKVWIDYPAFYEEMTVVDRVSTRFEPVSEVLSGDDLRYLQAMADRVHVHQAVTEYAVRLARATRDPGEVGLSNLKKYISFGGSPRASVNLILGAKALAIVRGREYALPEDVRDLAPEVLRHRVILSYEALADEVKLEDVVQKIIAATPLPKVHIGDPYRDTRPAVSENPSA
- a CDS encoding DUF58 domain-containing protein, with protein sequence MLFRRASKNKIELTLTPEPKETMPRQRELPAELLRKLEFRVLKRLDGFLFGDYTGFFYGPSLDLAEVREYQPGDEVRRIDWNVTARTGKIHIRQYREEKEVTVWLVVDLSASMRFGTRRVLKLEEALEFVGTAAAIVARHGDKVGVIGFSEAGMRVVPPGTGRRQALRILHELYGLLALGQEATASQTKPSRAMHASLEQALEHIAKTLKRRTLLFVVSDFLNPRPEQEPPWARGLRRLAYRHDVVAVRIFDPAEKELPRAGELRLRDPESGEEVWIDTSDPRVRRAHAALVQAREAMLERTLRAAQVDVLSLSTAQEIVEPLLKFTLRRRGRR